A region from the Pseudomonas promysalinigenes genome encodes:
- a CDS encoding alpha/beta fold hydrolase — MQKHFIEIDGARMSYVDQGQGFPVLLGHSYLWSAAMWQPQIDALSQHFRVIVPELWGHGDSDAPPCTTTDMSALTRQHLALLDALNIPQCHLVGLSVGGMWGAQLAIEHPERVDRLVLMDTYLGAEPEATRQKYFALLDAASAAGHFSDELLDIIVPIFFHAGGQTVPEIRDQFRADLKASTAESIRHSLDPMGRVIFGRPDLLPQLCAIAGERAIVLCGDQDIPRPPEESNEMARIIGCLAAQIPFAGHISSLENPKVVNDFLLNWLPRKA, encoded by the coding sequence ATGCAAAAACACTTCATCGAAATCGACGGCGCCCGCATGAGCTACGTAGACCAGGGGCAAGGCTTTCCGGTACTGCTTGGCCATAGCTATCTGTGGTCGGCGGCCATGTGGCAGCCACAAATCGATGCCCTGTCACAGCACTTTCGTGTCATCGTCCCTGAACTCTGGGGCCATGGCGACTCCGATGCCCCACCGTGCACCACCACCGACATGAGCGCCCTGACCCGTCAGCACCTGGCACTGCTGGACGCGCTGAACATCCCGCAATGCCACTTGGTCGGCCTGTCAGTCGGCGGCATGTGGGGTGCGCAACTGGCCATCGAGCACCCCGAGCGGGTCGACCGCCTGGTGTTGATGGACACCTACCTCGGCGCCGAACCAGAAGCGACCCGGCAGAAGTACTTCGCCCTGCTGGATGCAGCGAGCGCGGCAGGCCACTTCAGCGATGAGCTGCTGGATATCATCGTGCCAATCTTCTTCCATGCCGGTGGGCAGACGGTGCCGGAGATTCGCGACCAGTTTCGCGCCGACCTCAAAGCAAGCACAGCCGAATCCATTCGGCATAGCCTGGACCCAATGGGGCGAGTGATATTTGGCAGGCCGGACCTGTTGCCGCAGCTATGCGCGATTGCCGGTGAGCGGGCCATCGTGCTCTGTGGCGATCAGGACATTCCTCGGCCGCCTGAAGAGTCCAATGAAATGGCGCGGATCATTGGCTGCCTGGCGGCCCAGATTCCGTTTGCGGGGCATATCTCCAGCCTGGAGAACCCCAAGGTGGTCAATGATTTCCTGTTGAACTGGCTACCGCGCAAGGCTTGA
- a CDS encoding sulfate/molybdate ABC transporter ATP-binding protein → MSIEVRNVSKRFNSFQALNDINLDINSGELVALLGPSGCGKTTLLRIIAGLETPDQGSIVFHGQDVSGHDVRDRNVGFVFQHYALFRHMSVFDNVAFGLRMKPKGERPSESRIAEKVHELLNMVQLDWLSDRYPEQLSGGQRQRIALARALAVEPKVLLLDEPFGALDAKVRKELRRWLARLHEDINLTSVFVTHDQEEAMEVADRIVVMNKGVIEQIGSPGEVYEQPANDFVYHFLGDSNRLALSEGQHVLFRPHEVSLSRHETEGHHAAEVRDIRPLGATTRVTLKVEGQSELIEAEVVKDHDSLTGLARGETLFFRPKVWQKVTDI, encoded by the coding sequence CCTGGACATCAACAGCGGTGAACTGGTAGCGCTGCTCGGCCCGTCGGGCTGCGGCAAGACCACCCTGCTGCGTATCATCGCCGGCCTGGAAACCCCGGACCAGGGCAGTATCGTGTTCCACGGCCAGGACGTATCCGGCCACGATGTGCGCGATCGTAACGTTGGCTTCGTGTTCCAGCATTATGCGTTGTTCCGCCACATGAGCGTGTTCGACAACGTCGCCTTTGGCCTGCGCATGAAGCCCAAGGGTGAGCGTCCGAGCGAGAGCAGGATCGCTGAAAAGGTCCATGAGCTTCTGAACATGGTGCAACTGGATTGGCTGTCCGATCGCTACCCAGAGCAGCTATCCGGTGGCCAGCGCCAGCGCATCGCCCTGGCCCGCGCCTTGGCAGTGGAGCCTAAGGTGCTGCTGCTCGATGAGCCCTTTGGTGCGCTCGATGCCAAGGTGCGCAAGGAGCTGCGCCGCTGGTTGGCCCGGCTGCACGAGGATATCAACCTCACCTCGGTGTTCGTGACTCACGATCAGGAAGAAGCCATGGAAGTGGCCGACCGCATCGTGGTGATGAACAAGGGTGTCATCGAGCAGATCGGCTCGCCGGGGGAGGTGTATGAGCAGCCGGCCAACGATTTCGTGTACCACTTCCTGGGTGATTCGAACCGTCTGGCCTTGAGCGAGGGGCAGCATGTGTTGTTCCGCCCGCACGAAGTGTCGCTCTCGCGCCATGAAACCGAGGGGCACCACGCGGCCGAAGTGCGTGACATCCGCCCGCTAGGGGCGACCACGCGGGTGACCTTGAAGGTAGAAGGGCAGAGCGAGCTGATCGAAGCCGAGGTGGTCAAGGACCACGACAGCCTGACTGGGTTGGCGCGCGGGGAGACACTGTTCTTCCGACCGAAGGTCTGGCAGAAGGTGACAGACATCTGA
- a CDS encoding alpha/beta hydrolase, with amino-acid sequence MRNELIRYLIVPGWQGSPDNHWQSHWQRTLPNSARVEQHDWLTPQRSDWVKALEQAIAAEPTPVILIAHSLGCIAVAHWAAQANPALLRQVRGALLVAPADVERPTCAEALRNFAPIPLQALPFPSQVVSSDNDPAVSVTRALYLAQAWGADAGLLSNAGHINVKSGHQRWEQGFAYLYRLQSRVEQRALRRA; translated from the coding sequence ATGCGCAATGAGCTGATTCGTTACCTGATTGTGCCGGGCTGGCAAGGATCGCCAGACAACCATTGGCAGAGCCACTGGCAGCGCACGCTGCCCAACAGCGCCCGAGTCGAGCAGCATGACTGGCTCACACCCCAGCGCAGCGACTGGGTAAAAGCGTTGGAGCAGGCAATAGCCGCCGAACCCACACCCGTGATCCTTATCGCCCACAGCCTGGGCTGCATCGCTGTCGCCCATTGGGCCGCACAGGCTAACCCGGCATTGCTGCGTCAGGTCCGTGGGGCGTTGCTTGTGGCGCCGGCGGATGTCGAGCGGCCTACCTGCGCGGAGGCTTTGCGCAACTTTGCGCCGATCCCGTTGCAGGCGCTGCCGTTCCCCAGCCAGGTCGTCAGCTCCGACAACGACCCGGCAGTCAGCGTAACCCGGGCCCTGTACCTCGCCCAGGCCTGGGGCGCCGACGCGGGCCTGTTGAGCAATGCCGGGCATATCAATGTCAAGTCCGGCCACCAACGCTGGGAACAGGGCTTCGCCTATTTGTACCGCTTGCAAAGCCGAGTCGAGCAGCGCGCGCTGCGCCGCGCCTGA
- a CDS encoding sugar O-acetyltransferase, translating to MSLSEKQKMLTGQLYHAGCPELQAEQIASKHWMHRYNNSVELLNEARNDLLAEHLGHVGEGTVIRPPFYCDYGYNISIGRNTFMNFNCVILDVVPVRIGDDCQIGPNVQIYAADHPLDPEVRRSGLESGRPVTIGNNVWIGGAAIVLPGVTIGDNAIVGAGSVVTRDVPAGATVVGNPARVCQPVQGQ from the coding sequence ATGTCCCTCAGCGAAAAACAGAAAATGCTCACAGGCCAGCTCTATCACGCTGGCTGCCCCGAGCTGCAGGCCGAACAGATCGCCAGCAAGCACTGGATGCACCGTTACAACAACAGCGTCGAGCTGCTCAACGAAGCGCGCAACGACCTGCTGGCCGAGCATCTAGGCCACGTTGGCGAGGGCACGGTGATCCGCCCGCCGTTCTACTGCGACTACGGCTACAACATCAGTATCGGCCGCAATACGTTCATGAACTTCAACTGCGTGATCCTTGATGTGGTGCCAGTGCGCATTGGTGATGACTGCCAGATCGGCCCCAACGTGCAGATCTACGCGGCTGACCATCCGCTTGACCCCGAGGTCCGGCGTAGTGGGCTGGAAAGCGGGCGACCGGTGACCATTGGCAACAATGTGTGGATCGGCGGTGCAGCGATCGTGCTACCGGGGGTGACCATTGGCGACAACGCCATCGTGGGCGCCGGCAGTGTGGTGACCCGTGATGTCCCAGCGGGGGCGACCGTCGTGGGTAACCCGGCGCGGGTGTGTCAGCCGGTCCAGGGGCAGTAG
- a CDS encoding alpha/beta hydrolase, producing MPASFHPDPLRASLAPLATRQALSNQAQDYQRFYGLNLPVQSWLGGFQAAGFELVGQVWLPEKPKATLFLLHGYYDHMGLYRHVIEWALALGYAVISCDLPGHGLSSGERASIGDFAVYQRVLEALFEQARSLGLPRPWHLCGQSTGGAIAVDHLLHQGERSPVDGQVILLAPLVRPRAWRWSKFSYRVLRHFVDGIERRFSENTNDPTFLPFLEADPLQPRRLPTAWVGALIAWVKRIEAAPHCARRPLIVQGEDDGTVDWPYNLQVLKAKFDEPQILLLPQARHHLANELPGIRQRYFDFIGQRMG from the coding sequence ATGCCTGCTTCCTTTCACCCCGATCCCCTGCGTGCCAGCCTTGCGCCGTTGGCCACGCGTCAGGCGTTGTCCAACCAGGCGCAGGACTATCAACGCTTCTATGGCTTGAACCTGCCGGTGCAGAGCTGGCTGGGCGGTTTTCAGGCGGCAGGGTTCGAGTTGGTTGGGCAAGTCTGGCTGCCTGAAAAGCCAAAAGCGACGCTGTTCCTACTGCACGGCTATTACGACCACATGGGCCTCTATCGGCATGTCATCGAGTGGGCACTGGCGCTTGGGTACGCGGTAATCAGCTGCGACTTGCCAGGCCATGGCCTGTCTAGTGGCGAGCGCGCGAGCATCGGTGATTTCGCGGTCTATCAGCGTGTGCTGGAGGCTCTGTTCGAGCAGGCGCGAAGCCTTGGGCTGCCACGCCCCTGGCATTTGTGCGGGCAGAGCACCGGTGGTGCCATAGCTGTGGATCACCTGCTGCATCAAGGTGAGCGCAGCCCGGTCGATGGCCAGGTGATCCTGCTGGCGCCACTGGTACGGCCGCGGGCATGGCGCTGGTCGAAGTTCAGTTATCGGGTGTTGCGCCACTTTGTCGATGGCATCGAGCGCCGCTTCAGTGAGAACACCAACGACCCGACGTTCCTGCCGTTTCTCGAAGCCGACCCGCTCCAGCCTCGGCGCTTGCCCACGGCGTGGGTCGGTGCATTGATCGCCTGGGTCAAACGCATCGAAGCGGCGCCGCATTGCGCGCGGCGGCCGCTGATCGTACAGGGGGAGGACGATGGTACGGTGGATTGGCCCTACAACCTTCAAGTGCTCAAGGCCAAGTTCGACGAGCCGCAGATCCTGCTGCTGCCTCAAGCCCGTCACCACTTGGCCAACGAATTGCCAGGCATCCGCCAGCGCTACTTTGACTTCATCGGGCAGCGCATGGGCTGA
- a CDS encoding DUF2059 domain-containing protein yields the protein MRRLFSLLLLMICTMPVRADSLDQLYKAAGWPDQRAHFTDAVSAAQQRYRNSLPPAVYQALVNNSNQRFQAKAMDSRALAKLRSTLPNPTPALAFFQSPLGRKIVAAELLATRKDQLAKHAEGLPKMQASDNRMLVIGHLAQALPAREAGAEVSLAIAGVAADSLSSMIPGLFGPSQAQGLLDGQRQRLMGQIGQDLNNTLLYVYRDLSDDELEEFATFAESPEGKAYYQAAVAAVRAGLAVGQNSADLK from the coding sequence ATGCGCCGTTTGTTTTCCCTGCTTCTGCTGATGATCTGCACCATGCCTGTCCGGGCAGACAGCCTTGATCAACTGTACAAAGCCGCCGGCTGGCCTGACCAGCGCGCCCATTTCACCGACGCCGTGAGCGCAGCTCAGCAACGCTATCGCAATAGCTTGCCGCCTGCGGTTTATCAGGCGCTGGTCAACAACAGCAACCAGCGCTTCCAAGCCAAGGCGATGGACAGCCGTGCGTTGGCCAAACTGCGCAGCACCCTGCCCAACCCAACACCGGCCCTGGCGTTCTTCCAGTCGCCATTGGGGCGCAAGATCGTTGCCGCCGAGCTGCTCGCCACGCGCAAGGACCAGTTGGCAAAGCACGCCGAGGGCCTGCCGAAGATGCAGGCCAGCGACAACCGGATGCTGGTCATAGGCCACTTGGCCCAGGCACTGCCGGCCCGTGAAGCCGGTGCCGAAGTCAGCCTGGCGATTGCCGGGGTGGCCGCCGACAGCCTCAGTTCGATGATCCCTGGCCTGTTCGGCCCAAGCCAAGCCCAAGGGCTGCTCGACGGCCAGCGCCAGCGGCTGATGGGGCAGATCGGCCAGGACCTGAACAACACGCTGCTGTATGTGTACCGTGACCTGTCCGACGATGAACTCGAAGAATTCGCCACGTTCGCCGAGTCGCCGGAAGGCAAAGCCTATTACCAGGCGGCTGTAGCTGCGGTGCGTGCTGGCCTTGCGGTTGGCCAGAACAGCGCTGACCTCAAGTAA
- a CDS encoding penicillin acylase family protein — protein MKRSLILLAVAVVSVAAGAGYWYVHGKLPQRSGEVAMAGLQAPVSVRYDARGVPHLQAQNEADLYRALGYVHAQDRLFQMEIMRRLARGELAEIFGSKLLPTDTLFRSLRIREQAALMAQRQDHQSPAWQALQAYLEGVNAWQASHPKPMEFDLIGITPRPFTAQDTLSIAGYLAYSFAAAFRTEPALTYIRDQLGPQYLKIFDLDWQPQGALGTPLAAADWQSLESVALASHQALIDAGIPQFEGSNAWAVSGSRTRSGKPLLAGDPHISFAVPAVWYEAELSAPGFNLYGYFQALNPFAMLGHNRDFGWSLTMFQNDDVDLIAEQTNPANPDQVKIDGQWQTLEQTEQQIAVKGEQPVTINLRRSSHGPIVNEVIGSAAGSRPIAMWWAFLETENPILEGFYQLNRADTLGKMREAAAKVQAPGLNLVWANASGDIGWWAAAKLPIRPDGVNPAFILDGASGQADKLGFYPFSVNPQQENPASGYIVSANYQPPSLVPIPGYYNLADRGRQLDRQLANPQVKWDTHNSQALQLDTASDYGSRTLAPLLATLREVAKGDEEKELVEQLAAWRGDYPLDSTSATLFNQFLYELAFAALHDELGDTWFPILISTRTIDAALPRLAADADSPWWNTRGGNQRTDRTAVVRTAWQQSLKHLRGTMGSDPASWQWGKAHTLTHNHPLGAKKPLNLLFNVGPFAAPGTHEVPNNLSAKIGPAPWPVTYGPSTRRLIDFADAGQSLTSNPVGQSGVPFDQHFSDQAQGYVEGNYQRAQMGVIPAQSTLRLVPGG, from the coding sequence ATGAAGCGCAGCCTGATCCTGTTGGCCGTGGCCGTTGTATCCGTGGCCGCTGGCGCCGGTTACTGGTATGTGCACGGCAAGCTGCCACAGCGTTCGGGCGAGGTGGCCATGGCTGGGCTGCAGGCGCCGGTCAGCGTGCGCTATGACGCCCGTGGCGTGCCCCACCTGCAAGCCCAGAACGAAGCGGACCTGTACCGCGCCCTGGGCTACGTGCATGCCCAGGATCGCTTGTTCCAAATGGAGATCATGCGCCGCCTGGCCCGTGGGGAACTGGCCGAAATATTCGGTAGCAAGCTGCTGCCCACCGACACTCTGTTTCGCAGCCTGCGCATCCGTGAACAGGCCGCGTTGATGGCTCAGCGCCAGGACCATCAATCGCCCGCCTGGCAAGCCCTGCAGGCCTATCTAGAGGGCGTCAACGCCTGGCAGGCCAGCCACCCCAAGCCGATGGAGTTCGATCTGATCGGCATCACGCCACGGCCGTTTACAGCCCAAGACACCCTGAGCATCGCCGGCTATCTGGCTTACAGTTTTGCGGCGGCCTTTCGCACCGAACCTGCACTGACCTACATCCGCGACCAGCTTGGCCCGCAATACCTGAAAATTTTCGACCTCGACTGGCAACCGCAGGGCGCGCTCGGTACGCCGCTAGCCGCTGCCGACTGGCAAAGCCTCGAAAGCGTGGCACTTGCCAGCCACCAAGCGCTGATCGACGCCGGTATCCCGCAGTTCGAAGGCAGCAATGCCTGGGCTGTTTCCGGTAGCCGCACCCGCAGCGGCAAACCCTTGCTGGCCGGTGACCCGCACATCAGTTTCGCCGTACCTGCCGTCTGGTACGAAGCCGAGCTCTCGGCACCTGGCTTCAACCTGTATGGCTACTTCCAGGCGCTGAACCCGTTCGCGATGTTGGGGCACAACCGTGATTTCGGCTGGAGCCTGACCATGTTCCAGAACGATGACGTCGACCTGATCGCGGAACAGACCAACCCCGCCAACCCCGACCAAGTAAAAATCGACGGCCAGTGGCAGACACTGGAACAGACCGAGCAGCAGATTGCGGTCAAAGGTGAGCAACCGGTAACCATCAACCTGCGCCGCTCAAGCCACGGCCCAATCGTCAATGAAGTCATCGGCAGCGCAGCCGGGTCTCGGCCGATTGCCATGTGGTGGGCGTTTCTCGAAACCGAGAACCCAATCCTGGAAGGGTTCTATCAGCTCAACCGCGCCGACACCTTGGGCAAGATGCGCGAAGCCGCTGCCAAGGTGCAGGCGCCAGGGCTGAATTTGGTCTGGGCCAACGCAAGTGGCGACATTGGCTGGTGGGCGGCGGCGAAACTGCCGATTCGCCCAGATGGGGTGAACCCGGCGTTCATTCTCGACGGTGCCAGCGGCCAGGCCGACAAACTCGGTTTCTATCCATTCAGCGTCAACCCGCAACAGGAGAACCCGGCCAGCGGCTATATCGTCTCGGCCAACTACCAGCCACCTTCCCTGGTGCCGATACCCGGCTACTACAACCTCGCCGACCGCGGCCGCCAGCTCGATCGCCAGCTGGCCAACCCGCAAGTGAAATGGGACACGCACAATAGCCAGGCGCTGCAGCTTGATACGGCCAGCGATTACGGTTCGCGTACCTTGGCGCCACTGTTGGCAACTCTGCGCGAGGTCGCTAAGGGCGACGAGGAGAAGGAACTGGTCGAGCAGCTTGCAGCCTGGCGCGGCGACTACCCGCTGGATTCCACCAGCGCCACGCTGTTCAACCAGTTCCTCTACGAGCTGGCGTTCGCAGCCCTGCATGACGAGTTGGGCGATACCTGGTTTCCGATACTGATCAGCACCCGCACCATCGACGCCGCCCTGCCACGCCTGGCGGCGGATGCCGACTCACCGTGGTGGAATACCCGCGGTGGCAACCAGCGTACCGACCGTACCGCCGTCGTGCGCACAGCTTGGCAGCAAAGCCTGAAACACCTGCGCGGCACCATGGGTAGCGACCCGGCCAGCTGGCAGTGGGGCAAAGCCCATACCCTGACCCACAACCACCCTCTTGGGGCCAAAAAGCCGCTGAACCTACTGTTCAACGTCGGGCCGTTCGCCGCGCCCGGTACCCATGAGGTGCCGAACAACCTCTCGGCGAAGATCGGCCCGGCGCCATGGCCGGTGACCTATGGGCCATCGACCCGGCGCCTGATCGACTTTGCCGATGCCGGGCAGTCACTGACCAGCAACCCGGTCGGGCAGAGTGGCGTGCCGTTCGACCAACATTTTTCGGATCAGGCCCAAGGGTATGTCGAAGGCAACTACCAGCGAGCACAGATGGGTGTGATTCCGGCGCAGAGCACGCTCAGGCTTGTACCTGGCGGATGA
- a CDS encoding sigma 54-interacting transcriptional regulator — protein MTIQNPFGQPLLTFPELDKSPLSIRAKALVFIDPRSQLLREALERLAPLPVPVLIRGETGTGKELLARQIHRASDRPGLFVSVNCAAISPTYADAELFGYSAGSQGGTASSRAGWFGSANGGTLYLDEIADLPLAIQGKLLAALENREVTRVGAQQPQPVDVRLVAASSIDLARVVKAGRFNERLYQYLNEGALLLPPLRERPGDILPLAEYFVGIYSVRLQRPLALISEAAQQVLEAHAWPGNTRELENVIHFALLVNDGDELLPQDLDMPGPAA, from the coding sequence ATGACCATTCAAAACCCATTCGGCCAGCCCCTGCTGACCTTTCCGGAGCTGGACAAGAGCCCGCTGAGCATACGTGCCAAGGCGCTGGTGTTCATCGACCCACGCTCGCAACTGTTGCGTGAGGCGCTGGAGCGGCTTGCGCCACTGCCTGTGCCAGTGCTGATCCGTGGCGAGACCGGTACCGGCAAGGAGCTGCTGGCTCGGCAAATTCACCGCGCCAGTGATCGGCCTGGGTTGTTCGTGTCGGTCAACTGCGCGGCCATAAGCCCGACCTATGCCGACGCGGAGCTGTTCGGCTATAGCGCAGGCAGTCAGGGCGGCACCGCCAGTAGCCGCGCTGGCTGGTTCGGTTCGGCCAATGGCGGCACTTTGTATCTGGACGAGATCGCCGACCTGCCATTGGCCATCCAGGGCAAGTTGCTAGCGGCCCTGGAAAACCGCGAGGTCACCCGTGTTGGCGCACAGCAGCCCCAGCCTGTGGATGTGCGTCTGGTAGCGGCCAGCAGCATCGACCTGGCGCGGGTGGTGAAGGCCGGCCGCTTCAATGAACGGCTGTACCAGTATCTGAACGAAGGCGCGCTTCTATTGCCGCCGCTGCGCGAACGCCCGGGGGATATCCTGCCCTTGGCCGAGTATTTCGTGGGCATCTACAGCGTTCGCCTGCAGCGGCCTCTGGCGTTGATCAGCGAAGCGGCGCAGCAGGTATTGGAGGCGCATGCCTGGCCTGGTAATACCCGCGAGCTGGAGAACGTGATCCATTTTGCGCTGCTGGTGAACGACGGGGATGAACTGTTGCCTCAAGACCTCGATATGCCGGGGCCCGCAGCTTAG
- a CDS encoding MetQ/NlpA family ABC transporter substrate-binding protein codes for MKKTLLTTALAATLSFAGLASAAEKLVVAATPVPHAEILELIKPTLAKEGVDLQIKVFTDYVQPNVQVDQKRLDANYFQTLPYLQNFNEGKGTHLVTVVGVHVEPFGGYSKKVKSLDELKEGATVAIPNEGSNSGRALLLLQKAGLLTLKDPKNALATPKDIAENPKKLKFRELESAMLPRVLDQVDLDMINTNYALEAGLNPAKDALVIEGSDSPYVNFLVARPDNKDSDAIQKLAKALTSPEVKEFIAKKYQGAVLPAF; via the coding sequence ATGAAAAAGACCCTGCTGACCACGGCCCTGGCCGCTACCCTGTCGTTCGCTGGCCTGGCATCGGCTGCCGAGAAATTGGTGGTTGCTGCCACGCCTGTACCCCACGCCGAGATCCTCGAGCTGATCAAGCCGACCTTGGCCAAGGAAGGTGTGGACCTGCAGATCAAGGTGTTCACCGACTATGTGCAGCCCAACGTCCAGGTTGATCAAAAACGCCTGGACGCCAACTACTTCCAGACCCTGCCATACCTACAGAACTTCAACGAAGGCAAGGGTACTCACCTGGTGACCGTGGTCGGCGTGCATGTCGAGCCGTTCGGTGGTTACTCGAAGAAGGTCAAGAGCCTGGACGAGCTCAAGGAAGGCGCCACCGTTGCCATCCCTAACGAGGGCAGCAACAGCGGCCGCGCCTTGCTGCTGCTGCAGAAAGCCGGCCTGCTGACCCTGAAAGACCCGAAGAACGCTCTGGCAACCCCGAAAGACATTGCCGAGAACCCGAAGAAGCTTAAATTCCGCGAGCTCGAGTCGGCCATGCTACCTCGCGTGCTGGATCAGGTTGACCTGGACATGATCAATACCAACTACGCCCTGGAAGCCGGCCTGAATCCTGCCAAGGATGCGCTGGTGATCGAGGGTAGCGACTCGCCATACGTGAACTTCCTGGTGGCCCGCCCAGACAACAAAGACAGCGACGCGATTCAGAAGCTAGCCAAGGCCCTGACCAGCCCTGAGGTGAAGGAATTCATTGCCAAGAAGTATCAGGGTGCGGTGTTGCCTGCGTTCTGA
- a CDS encoding DUF6436 domain-containing protein produces MNTKKILAALALMLCALVLWQAYITFQSRYLRPFDNQTKLFDGSQLRLPAGLAGPGAIRVVHFWDPACPCNVGNQQHLGDLIAQFADQGVAFYVVQKPGSQGLLPANLASLQTLDNLPGSEHLPASPAVAIWDRQGNLAYFGPYSEGAVCNASNSFIEPILKALLAGRKVNASNTLAVGCYCPWTG; encoded by the coding sequence ATGAACACCAAAAAGATCCTGGCGGCGCTCGCACTGATGCTCTGCGCCCTTGTTCTCTGGCAGGCCTACATCACCTTCCAGTCCCGCTACCTGCGCCCGTTCGACAATCAGACCAAGCTGTTCGACGGCAGCCAGCTACGCCTACCTGCCGGGTTAGCCGGCCCCGGGGCGATCCGCGTCGTGCACTTCTGGGACCCGGCCTGCCCCTGCAACGTGGGCAACCAGCAGCACCTTGGCGATCTGATTGCCCAGTTCGCCGACCAGGGCGTGGCATTCTACGTTGTGCAAAAGCCCGGCAGCCAAGGCCTGCTGCCCGCCAACCTCGCCAGCCTGCAAACCCTCGACAACCTGCCCGGCAGCGAACACCTGCCCGCCTCCCCTGCCGTGGCCATCTGGGACCGTCAGGGCAACCTTGCCTACTTCGGCCCCTACAGCGAAGGCGCGGTGTGCAATGCCAGTAACAGTTTCATCGAGCCGATCCTCAAAGCACTGCTGGCCGGGCGTAAGGTCAACGCCTCGAATACGCTGGCCGTAGGCTGCTACTGCCCCTGGACCGGCTGA